From Mangifera indica cultivar Alphonso unplaced genomic scaffold, CATAS_Mindica_2.1 Un_0001, whole genome shotgun sequence, the proteins below share one genomic window:
- the LOC123205100 gene encoding mitochondrial inner membrane protease subunit 2-like — MHQFVRNFIWVFTFGLIGLTFSDRYASILPFFRADDYVLVEKFCLGNYKFSHGDVIVFRSPRNHKQKHVKRIVGSPGDWIGTHSSYDVLKVPDGHCWVERDNPSSSMESRTYGPIPLGLVQGRITHIVWPPQRLGAEKRNIYADRLSSF; from the exons atgcATCAATTTGTGAGAAATTTCATCTGG GTCTTCACGTTCGGACTCATAGGCCTTACTTTTTCAGATCGTTATGCTAGCATTCTTCCG TTTTTTCGTGCAGATGACTATGTTCTAGTTGAGAAATTTTGTCTGGGAAATTACAAGTTTTCACATGGAGATGTGATTGTTTTTCG ATCACCTCGCAATCACAAACAGAAACATGTGAAGCGAATTGTTGGTTCGCCAGGTGACTGGATTGGAACTCACAGTTCTTATGATGTTTTGAAGGTTCCGGATGGACATTGTTGGGTTGAGAGAGACAATCCTTCTTCTAGCATGGAGTCAAGAACTTATGGCCCA ATTCCTTTGGGCCTCGTTCAAGGAAGGATCACCCATATTGTATGGCCTCCTCAAAGACTAGGAGCAGAGAAGAGAAATATTTATGCAGACAGACTTTCTTCTTTCTAA